One Rosettibacter firmus genomic window carries:
- a CDS encoding glycosyltransferase, with product MKKELNILHISPYFNYVCGVSKYVYLVLKELKKLSDSDLKLNLHFITNGGDGLNRLLAAGIKPTLFTFKKGLINLVYLKNNIIQLEDFCLNNDIDVIHTHHRYPELLSSIIQKRIFSKTGKKIKTITTAHSIVKGYRSISFQSDKIIAVSNTIKKYLIDNYRIAEEKIIQQFNPVDRLNNKVKEKIGRNKYGIPDESKIILYVGRFSNEKGIKVLLKAFSEIVKHKNVFLMMISDANEKEQKKIISRNSKIIFIKPCDDITEYYQLTDIVVVPSLIESSLPYAAIESASNKKLLITSNIEVMKEFIEHNKHAIMFETDNHRALINAIYQAINMSEEKKHVMTENLYSLINMFDNPKNYANKLLSIYINL from the coding sequence ATGAAAAAAGAATTAAACATACTTCACATTTCGCCATATTTTAATTATGTGTGTGGAGTAAGTAAGTATGTTTATTTAGTCTTGAAGGAACTTAAAAAATTATCTGACAGCGATTTAAAATTGAATTTGCATTTTATTACTAATGGTGGCGATGGTTTGAATAGATTACTTGCTGCAGGAATTAAACCAACATTATTTACTTTCAAGAAAGGATTAATAAATTTAGTTTATCTTAAAAATAACATCATTCAACTCGAAGATTTTTGCTTAAATAATGATATAGATGTTATTCATACTCATCATAGATATCCTGAATTGCTCTCATCTATAATTCAAAAAAGAATTTTTAGTAAAACTGGTAAGAAGATAAAAACAATTACTACTGCACATAGTATTGTTAAAGGGTATAGAAGTATAAGTTTTCAATCAGATAAAATAATTGCTGTAAGTAATACAATAAAAAAATATTTAATAGATAACTACAGGATTGCAGAGGAAAAAATTATCCAACAATTTAATCCAGTAGATAGATTAAATAATAAAGTCAAAGAAAAGATTGGAAGAAATAAATATGGTATTCCAGATGAAAGTAAAATAATTCTTTATGTAGGTAGATTTAGTAATGAAAAAGGGATTAAGGTTTTATTAAAAGCTTTTAGTGAGATTGTAAAACATAAAAATGTGTTTTTAATGATGATTTCAGATGCTAATGAGAAAGAACAAAAGAAAATTATATCTCGAAATTCTAAAATTATATTTATAAAACCATGTGATGATATAACAGAATATTATCAGTTAACAGATATAGTTGTAGTTCCTTCTTTAATTGAATCATCACTTCCATATGCTGCCATCGAATCAGCATCAAACAAAAAATTGTTAATCACATCAAACATTGAAGTAATGAAAGAATTTATAGAACATAATAAACATGCTATAATGTTTGAGACAGATAATCATAGAGCATTGATAAATGCAATTTATCAAGCAATAAATATGTCAGAAGAAAAGAAGCATGTGATGACTGAAAACTTATATTCCTTAATTAACATGTTCGATAATCCGAAAAATTATGCAAATAAGCTTTTGAGTATTTACATAAATTTATAA
- a CDS encoding glycosyltransferase, with product MKEHKHDKIKICHFVNKITGREDGVLNHILAQIKLLSEFEQIIIYQGEKDVERIVNKFNVKYCSLECLNKKYSLKVFIQFYKIITSEDVDIIIAHKIKPYVIAGLLNIFLRRKLIYNYHGSFIKNDYNTKTEQLIYKILHWLISLFNNVYVVTPSKTSSILLVNETKLFKKITAYYNGYCKLSEDDKSDVSIINELTKLKTKYFLIGYVGRLNREKNVFRALEIIDILNKNKMNVFLVIFGSGEDEDKLKKYISLKTIQNIKLYGYLYNASSYMKYFDLLLITSNREGLPLIVWEAMYNQIPVISSDVGGIKEILEQENCGLVFKNDINDAVQKIILLMNDKQLHRKFGENGFNAIMNKYNENNFRIFFEDYYHDIINEKRIKHTSHFAIF from the coding sequence ATGAAAGAGCATAAACACGATAAAATAAAGATATGTCATTTTGTAAATAAAATAACAGGCAGGGAAGATGGCGTTTTAAATCACATACTTGCTCAGATTAAATTATTGAGTGAATTTGAACAAATTATTATTTATCAGGGGGAAAAAGATGTTGAAAGAATAGTTAATAAGTTTAATGTTAAGTATTGTTCCCTTGAATGCTTGAATAAAAAATATTCATTAAAAGTATTTATTCAATTCTACAAAATAATTACTTCTGAAGATGTAGATATAATTATTGCTCATAAAATAAAACCTTATGTAATAGCTGGTTTATTAAATATTTTCTTAAGAAGAAAATTAATTTATAATTATCATGGAAGTTTTATTAAGAATGATTATAATACAAAAACTGAACAGCTGATTTATAAAATATTACACTGGCTGATTAGTTTATTTAATAATGTTTATGTTGTCACGCCATCAAAAACAAGCTCAATATTATTAGTGAATGAAACAAAATTATTTAAAAAAATTACAGCCTATTATAATGGATACTGCAAATTATCTGAAGATGATAAAAGTGATGTTTCAATCATAAATGAATTAACAAAATTAAAAACGAAGTATTTTTTAATAGGTTATGTCGGGAGATTAAATAGAGAAAAAAATGTTTTTAGAGCTCTGGAAATTATTGATATACTTAACAAAAATAAGATGAATGTATTTCTGGTAATCTTTGGTAGTGGAGAAGATGAAGATAAATTGAAAAAGTATATAAGCTTAAAAACAATTCAGAATATCAAATTATATGGTTATCTCTATAATGCATCTTCTTATATGAAATATTTTGATTTATTATTAATCACTTCAAATAGAGAAGGTCTCCCTCTGATTGTGTGGGAAGCCATGTACAATCAAATTCCAGTTATATCAAGTGATGTAGGTGGAATTAAAGAAATACTTGAACAGGAAAATTGTGGATTGGTCTTTAAAAATGATATTAATGATGCAGTTCAAAAAATAATCTTATTAATGAATGATAAACAATTGCACAGAAAATTTGGTGAAAATGGTTTTAATGCAATTATGAATAAATATAACGAGAATAATTTTAGAATATTCTTTGAAGATTATTATCATGATATAATAAATGAAAAAAGAATTAAACATACTTCACATTTCGCCATATTTTAA